A region from the Gammaproteobacteria bacterium genome encodes:
- a CDS encoding nitroreductase family deazaflavin-dependent oxidoreductase codes for MNRFMVLAWRLGFGPSLNMWPSVGGRILVLVHTGRKSGNHYYTPLNYAPDGDVLYCLVGFGPRTDWFRNVLANPNVCVWLPTGRWSGVAHDATDDPDRNARMRQVLIASGFAAWILGLHPKRMSDEQVAEATHTYRLVRIVKTERLAGPGDLTWVWALPAAKALVWAMRRRRSTPSD; via the coding sequence GGACCGTCGCTCAACATGTGGCCGTCGGTCGGCGGACGGATACTCGTCCTCGTTCACACCGGAAGGAAGAGCGGCAACCACTACTACACGCCGTTGAACTACGCGCCGGACGGAGACGTCCTCTACTGCCTCGTGGGTTTTGGACCGCGCACCGACTGGTTTCGCAACGTCCTGGCCAATCCCAACGTCTGCGTGTGGCTGCCGACCGGCCGATGGTCCGGCGTCGCACACGACGCGACAGACGATCCGGATCGAAACGCCCGCATGCGCCAAGTCCTGATCGCGAGCGGTTTCGCCGCCTGGATCCTCGGCTTGCACCCGAAGCGGATGAGCGACGAGCAGGTGGCGGAGGCGACCCACACGTACCGTCTGGTGCGCATCGTGAAGACCGAGCGTCTCGCCGGTCCCGGCGACCTCACCTGGGTCTGGGCGCTCCCGGCTGCGAAGGCTCTTGTGTGGGCGATGCGACGCCGGCGATCCACACCGTCGGACTGA